The genomic DNA GCGCACCGGTGAATTGAGCGCTATGCTGACGGCGATCAAAGGCTGGGCGAAGCGGTTGAAGCGCGATGTCGTGGCGCTGTGGATCGCGGCGCGATCGGCCAAGACGCCATGGGTCGCGCGGATCATCGCCCTGCTGGTCGCGGGCTATGCGCTCAGCCCGATCGACCTGATTCCCGATGTGATTCCGGTGCTGGGGCTGCTGGACGATTTGCTGATCGTGCCGCTGGGCATCGCGCTGGCGGTCGCCTGCATCCCGGCGGCGCTGATGGCGCGCTACAGGCGGGAGGCGGAGCGGGTGCTGGCGCGTCCGGTCAGCCGGGTGGGCGCGGCGGTGATATTGCTGCTATGGCTCGGCG from Sphingobium sp. CAP-1 includes the following:
- a CDS encoding YkvA family protein, which translates into the protein MLTAIKGWAKRLKRDVVALWIAARSAKTPWVARIIALLVAGYALSPIDLIPDVIPVLGLLDDLLIVPLGIALAVACIPAALMARYRREAERVLARPVSRVGAAVILLLWLGVLVLLAGWALRAAGAR